One Mycobacterium marseillense DNA window includes the following coding sequences:
- a CDS encoding macro domain-containing protein codes for MIELEVLQADVTTLEVDAIANAANTQLRHGGGVAAAISRAGGPEVQRESTVKAPIALGEAIETTAGDMPARYVIHAATMELGGPTSAEIIGAATASTLRKADELGCRTLALVAFGTGVGGFPLDEAARLMVDRVRRHQPGSLRKVVFAVHGDAAQEAFRAAVRS; via the coding sequence ATGATCGAGTTAGAGGTGCTTCAGGCCGACGTGACCACGCTCGAGGTCGACGCGATCGCCAACGCCGCCAACACGCAGCTGCGGCACGGCGGCGGCGTCGCCGCGGCCATCTCGCGCGCGGGCGGGCCCGAGGTGCAGCGCGAATCGACCGTGAAGGCGCCGATTGCGCTCGGCGAAGCGATAGAGACCACGGCGGGTGACATGCCGGCGCGGTACGTCATCCACGCGGCGACCATGGAACTCGGGGGCCCGACGTCGGCCGAGATCATCGGGGCCGCCACGGCTTCGACCTTGCGCAAGGCCGACGAACTCGGTTGCCGCACGCTGGCGCTGGTGGCCTTCGGAACCGGTGTCGGCGGTTTCCCGCTCGACGAGGCGGCCCGGCTGATGGTCGACAGGGTGCGGCGGCACCAACCGGGCTCGTTGCGCAAGGTGGTGTTCGCCGTGCACGGCGACGCGGCGCAGGAAGCGTTTCGGGCAGCGGTGCGGAGCTAG
- a CDS encoding MTH1187 family thiamine-binding protein translates to MSVLVAFSVTPMGVGEGVGEIVAEAVRVVRESGLPNKTDAMFTVIEGDTWDEVMAVVQRAVEAVAARAPRVSTVIKADWRTGASDAMTRKVASVERYLSES, encoded by the coding sequence GTGTCCGTGCTCGTCGCGTTTTCGGTCACCCCGATGGGGGTCGGCGAGGGTGTCGGCGAGATCGTCGCCGAGGCCGTCCGGGTGGTTCGCGAATCCGGCCTGCCCAACAAGACCGATGCGATGTTCACGGTGATCGAGGGCGACACGTGGGACGAAGTCATGGCGGTGGTGCAGCGCGCCGTCGAGGCCGTGGCCGCCCGTGCGCCTCGGGTCAGCACGGTGATCAAGGCCGACTGGCGAACCGGGGCCAGCGACGCCATGACGCGCAAGGTCGCCTCGGTCGAGCGCTACCTCTCCGAGAGCTAG
- the dtd gene encoding D-aminoacyl-tRNA deacylase — translation MRVLVQRVSSATVSVDGAVVGAIRPDGQGLLAFVGITHTDDRDTARRLAEKLWNLRILAEERCAADTRAPILVISQFTLYADTAKGRRPSWNAAAPGAVAEPLVAEFAAALRGLGAEVQTGEFGADMQVELVNDGPVTVLLEL, via the coding sequence ATGCGGGTGTTGGTGCAACGGGTCTCGTCGGCGACGGTGTCGGTCGACGGCGCGGTGGTGGGCGCGATCCGACCGGATGGCCAGGGGCTGTTGGCATTCGTCGGCATCACCCACACCGACGATCGCGACACCGCGCGTCGGCTCGCCGAGAAGCTCTGGAACCTCAGGATTCTCGCCGAGGAACGGTGCGCGGCCGACACCCGCGCGCCCATCCTGGTCATCAGCCAGTTCACCCTGTACGCCGACACCGCCAAGGGCCGCCGGCCTTCGTGGAATGCGGCCGCTCCCGGGGCGGTGGCCGAGCCGCTGGTGGCCGAGTTCGCCGCAGCGCTGCGAGGGTTGGGCGCCGAGGTGCAGACCGGAGAGTTCGGCGCGGACATGCAGGTCGAGTTGGTGAACGACGGCCCGGTCACGGTGCTTCTCGAACTCTGA
- a CDS encoding class I SAM-dependent methyltransferase: protein MGTAPEFGSLRSDEDTWDIVSSVGYTALLVAGWRALHAVSPQPLVRDEYAQVFIAASRDPYLAGVLANPGSTEDEMAFPRLYGVQTRFFDDFFVASGQAGIRQAVIVAAGLDSRAFRIEWPDSTRVFELDLPKVLEFKSRVLSQQGATPKAQRIEVAADLRTDWSRPLEAAGFDVESPTAWSVEGLLPYLTDEAQHALFTRISGLSAPGSRIAIGALGSRLDHDQLQALEANHPGVNVSGNVDFSALTYEPQSDPAEWLTAHGWAVEPVRNTLDLQAGYGMTPPEVDVKIDKFMRSQYITATR, encoded by the coding sequence GTGGGCACGGCACCTGAATTCGGATCGCTGCGCTCCGACGAGGACACCTGGGACATCGTCAGCAGCGTCGGCTACACCGCGCTGCTCGTGGCGGGATGGCGCGCCCTGCACGCCGTCAGCCCGCAGCCGTTGGTGCGCGACGAGTATGCGCAAGTCTTCATCGCCGCCTCGCGCGACCCGTACCTGGCGGGGGTGCTGGCCAACCCGGGCAGCACCGAGGACGAGATGGCCTTCCCGCGGCTGTATGGCGTGCAGACCCGATTTTTCGACGACTTCTTCGTTGCCTCCGGCCAGGCGGGCATCCGGCAGGCGGTGATCGTCGCCGCCGGGCTGGATTCGCGGGCCTTCCGCATCGAATGGCCGGACAGCACAAGGGTTTTCGAGCTCGATCTGCCGAAGGTTCTCGAATTCAAGTCGCGTGTGCTCAGTCAGCAGGGGGCAACGCCGAAGGCGCAGCGGATCGAGGTCGCCGCCGATCTGCGCACCGACTGGTCGCGGCCGTTGGAGGCTGCCGGGTTCGACGTCGAGAGCCCGACCGCCTGGTCTGTCGAGGGGTTGTTGCCCTACCTGACCGACGAGGCACAACACGCCCTGTTCACCCGGATCAGCGGGCTCAGCGCGCCGGGCAGCCGGATCGCCATCGGTGCGTTGGGCTCGCGGCTGGACCACGACCAACTCCAGGCCCTGGAGGCGAATCACCCCGGGGTTAACGTGTCGGGCAACGTCGACTTTTCGGCCCTGACGTACGAACCGCAGTCCGACCCCGCGGAATGGCTGACCGCCCACGGCTGGGCGGTCGAACCCGTCCGCAACACGCTCGACTTACAAGCCGGCTACGGGATGACCCCGCCGGAGGTCGACGTCAAGATCGACAAGTTCATGCGGTCCCAATACATCACGGCGACCCGGTGA
- a CDS encoding flavin-containing monooxygenase, with product MRSRYAGDPFTTPTTEIATALEDVSIPTLLLSLVHITGDPRFIRDYKQMGVFLNEVQGFMSEEDKARARAEALTVITEYRDRGCPEPAPLSGELIREMMDWAACEHVPDDYLSLVAEELDLEGADPRRPAALPAERASQLPVLVVGCGESGILAGVRLQQANIPFTIVEKNAGPGGTWWENSYPGARVDVANHFYCYSFEPNNDWTHFFAEQYELRDYFTKVIDAHDLADRIRWQTEVLAAAWDDAEGAWDVSLRSANGHTTTLRARALITAVGQLNRPSIPEFAGAQTFRGPSFHSAAWDHSVDLTGKRVALVGAGASGFQIAPAIAEDVEHLTVFQRTAQWMFPNPMYHEEVGDGVRWAMRHLPFYGRWYRFLVLWPGSDKGLDAAEGDPNYADQDHAVSDINAGAHMMFSQWITSQVGEDSPLLAKVMPDYPACGKRTLQDNGSWLRTLQRDNVELVRTAIERITPQGIVTVDGIAHDVDVIVYATGFRHTDVLWPLKITGRNGVDLHELWGSRPYAYLGITVPEFPNFFIVYGPGTHLAHGGSLIFQSELQMRYIDQCLARLAEPDVHSVEPKPDAATDWHRRTQIQIKKMVWSHPAVKHSYFKNADGEIHTVSPWRLNEYWSAVREPDWSQFVVRRKEQARQGE from the coding sequence ATGCGCAGCCGCTACGCCGGCGATCCCTTCACCACGCCGACGACCGAGATCGCCACCGCCCTCGAGGATGTCAGCATCCCGACGCTGTTGCTCTCGCTCGTCCACATCACCGGCGACCCCCGATTCATCCGCGACTACAAGCAGATGGGCGTCTTCCTCAACGAGGTCCAGGGGTTCATGTCGGAGGAGGACAAGGCGCGGGCCCGGGCCGAGGCGCTGACGGTGATCACCGAGTACCGGGATCGCGGCTGCCCCGAACCGGCGCCGCTGAGCGGCGAGCTCATCAGGGAAATGATGGACTGGGCGGCGTGTGAGCACGTTCCCGATGACTATCTGTCGTTGGTCGCCGAAGAGCTGGACCTCGAGGGCGCCGACCCCCGCCGCCCGGCCGCCTTGCCGGCCGAGCGGGCATCGCAGCTGCCGGTGCTCGTCGTCGGGTGCGGCGAATCCGGCATCCTGGCCGGCGTGCGCCTCCAGCAGGCCAACATCCCGTTCACCATCGTCGAGAAGAACGCCGGGCCCGGCGGAACCTGGTGGGAGAACAGCTATCCCGGCGCCCGGGTGGACGTGGCGAACCATTTCTATTGCTACAGCTTCGAACCCAACAACGACTGGACCCACTTCTTCGCCGAGCAATACGAGCTGCGGGACTACTTCACCAAGGTCATCGACGCACACGACTTGGCCGACCGGATACGTTGGCAGACCGAGGTTCTCGCGGCCGCATGGGACGACGCCGAGGGCGCCTGGGACGTTTCGCTGCGATCGGCCAACGGCCACACCACCACCCTGCGCGCACGCGCGCTCATCACCGCGGTGGGTCAGCTCAACCGGCCCAGCATTCCCGAATTCGCCGGGGCGCAGACGTTCCGGGGTCCGTCGTTCCACTCGGCGGCCTGGGATCACTCGGTCGATCTGACGGGCAAGCGGGTCGCGCTCGTCGGCGCCGGGGCCAGCGGCTTCCAGATCGCGCCGGCCATCGCCGAGGACGTCGAGCACCTGACGGTGTTCCAGCGGACAGCGCAGTGGATGTTCCCGAACCCGATGTACCACGAGGAGGTCGGCGACGGCGTGCGCTGGGCGATGCGCCACCTGCCGTTCTACGGCAGGTGGTACCGGTTCCTGGTGCTGTGGCCCGGCTCGGACAAGGGCCTCGACGCCGCCGAGGGCGACCCGAACTACGCCGATCAGGACCACGCCGTCAGCGACATCAATGCCGGCGCGCACATGATGTTCTCCCAGTGGATCACCAGCCAGGTCGGCGAGGACTCGCCGTTGCTGGCCAAGGTGATGCCGGACTATCCGGCCTGCGGCAAGCGCACCCTGCAGGACAACGGCAGCTGGTTGCGAACGCTGCAGCGCGACAACGTCGAACTGGTGCGCACAGCCATCGAGCGGATCACACCGCAGGGCATCGTCACCGTGGACGGCATCGCGCACGACGTCGATGTCATCGTTTATGCCACCGGGTTCCGGCACACCGATGTGTTGTGGCCGCTGAAGATCACCGGTCGCAACGGCGTCGACCTGCACGAGCTGTGGGGGAGCAGGCCATATGCCTACCTCGGGATCACCGTCCCGGAGTTCCCGAACTTCTTCATCGTCTACGGGCCCGGAACCCACCTCGCCCACGGGGGCAGCCTGATCTTCCAGTCCGAACTGCAGATGCGCTACATCGACCAGTGCCTGGCTCGCCTGGCCGAGCCCGACGTGCATTCCGTCGAGCCGAAGCCCGACGCCGCCACGGACTGGCACCGACGGACACAGATCCAGATCAAGAAGATGGTGTGGTCACACCCGGCGGTCAAGCACTCGTATTTCAAGAACGCCGACGGCGAGATTCACACCGTCAGCCCGTGGCGTCTCAACGAGTACTGGTCGGCGGTGCGCGAACCCGACTGGTCGCAATTCGTTGTTCGCCGCAAAGAACAAGCGCGACAAGGAGAGTGA
- a CDS encoding nitronate monooxygenase, giving the protein MHTPICDELGIEFPIFAFTHCRDVVVAVSKAGGFGVLGAVGFTPEQLEIELNWIDENIGDHPYGVDIVIPNKYEGMDSHLSAEELADTLRKMVPQEHLDFGKKILADHGVPVEDSDGDSLQLLGWTEATATPQVEVALKHPKVKMIANALGTPPADMIKHIHDAGLKVAALCGSPSQARKHADAGVDIIIAQGGEAGGHCGEVGSIVLWPQVVKEVAPVPVLAAGGIGSGEQIAAALALGAQGAWTGSQWLMVEESSNTPVQQEAYVKAGSRDTVRSRSFTGKPARMLRNDWTEAWEAPDNPKPLGMPLQYMVSGMAVRATNRYPNESVDVAFNPVGQVVGQFTKVEKTSTVIERWVQEYLEATNRLDELNEAASV; this is encoded by the coding sequence ATGCACACCCCTATTTGCGACGAACTCGGCATCGAGTTCCCGATCTTCGCCTTCACCCACTGCCGCGACGTCGTCGTGGCGGTCAGCAAGGCCGGGGGGTTCGGCGTGCTCGGGGCCGTCGGCTTCACGCCCGAGCAGCTCGAGATCGAGCTCAACTGGATCGACGAGAACATCGGCGACCACCCCTATGGCGTCGACATCGTCATCCCGAACAAGTACGAGGGCATGGACTCGCACCTGTCCGCGGAGGAACTGGCGGACACGCTGCGCAAGATGGTGCCCCAGGAGCACCTTGACTTCGGGAAGAAGATCCTCGCCGACCACGGTGTGCCGGTCGAGGACAGCGACGGCGACAGCCTGCAGCTCCTCGGCTGGACCGAGGCGACCGCCACGCCCCAGGTCGAGGTGGCGCTCAAGCACCCGAAGGTGAAGATGATCGCCAACGCGCTGGGCACCCCGCCCGCCGACATGATCAAGCACATCCACGATGCAGGGCTCAAGGTCGCCGCACTGTGCGGCTCCCCCTCGCAGGCCCGCAAGCACGCCGACGCGGGCGTCGACATCATCATCGCCCAGGGTGGCGAGGCCGGCGGCCACTGCGGCGAGGTGGGCTCGATCGTGCTGTGGCCGCAGGTCGTCAAGGAGGTCGCCCCGGTTCCGGTGCTGGCCGCCGGCGGCATCGGCAGCGGCGAGCAGATCGCGGCCGCGCTGGCGCTGGGCGCGCAGGGCGCGTGGACCGGATCGCAGTGGTTGATGGTCGAGGAATCCTCGAACACCCCGGTCCAGCAGGAGGCCTACGTCAAGGCCGGCAGCCGCGACACGGTCCGCAGCCGGTCGTTCACCGGCAAGCCGGCCCGCATGCTGCGCAACGACTGGACCGAGGCGTGGGAGGCCCCGGACAACCCGAAGCCCCTCGGAATGCCGTTGCAGTACATGGTGTCCGGCATGGCGGTTCGCGCCACGAACAGGTACCCGAACGAATCCGTCGACGTCGCGTTCAACCCGGTCGGACAGGTCGTCGGCCAGTTCACCAAGGTGGAGAAGACGTCGACGGTCATCGAGCGCTGGGTGCAGGAGTACCTGGAGGCGACCAACAGGCTGGACGAGCTCAACGAGGCCGCCTCCGTCTGA
- a CDS encoding cytochrome P450, translating to MSTVEPSTKPVPNLPPGFDFTDPDIHAERLPVEELAELRRTAPIWWNEQPIGAGGFDDGGFWVVSKHKDVKEVSLRSDVFSSLEKTALPRYKDGTVGEQVERGKFVLLNMDAPQHTRLRKIISRAFTPRAIERLSSDLAERARHIVEEAAAEGRGDFVEQVSCELPLQAIAGLMGVPQEERKKLFHWSNEMVGDQDPEFANNDAITASVELIMYGMQMAADRTANPGEDLVTKLVQADIDGHKLSDDEFGFFVILLAVAGNETTRNSITQGMMAFTDFPDQWELFKKERPGTAADEIVRWATPVTSFQRTALEDYELSGVQIKKGQRVVMVYRSANFDEDVFDDPFTFNILRDPNPHVGFGGTGAHYCIGANLARMTIDLMFNAIADGIPNLESIGKPERLRSGWLNGIKHWQVDYHTDSATKSPAAH from the coding sequence ATGTCAACCGTCGAGCCCAGCACCAAGCCGGTCCCCAACCTGCCTCCCGGCTTTGACTTCACCGATCCGGACATCCACGCCGAGCGCTTGCCGGTCGAAGAACTGGCCGAGCTGCGCCGGACGGCGCCGATCTGGTGGAACGAGCAGCCGATCGGGGCGGGCGGCTTCGACGACGGTGGCTTCTGGGTGGTGTCCAAGCACAAGGACGTCAAAGAGGTCTCGCTGCGCAGTGACGTGTTCTCCAGCCTGGAGAAGACCGCGCTGCCCCGCTACAAGGACGGCACGGTCGGCGAGCAGGTGGAGCGCGGCAAGTTCGTCCTGCTCAACATGGACGCGCCGCAGCACACCCGGCTGCGCAAGATCATTTCGCGGGCCTTCACCCCCCGGGCCATCGAGCGCCTGAGTTCAGACCTCGCCGAGCGTGCCCGCCACATCGTTGAGGAAGCGGCCGCCGAGGGGCGCGGCGACTTCGTCGAACAGGTGTCGTGCGAGCTGCCGCTGCAGGCCATCGCCGGGCTGATGGGCGTGCCGCAGGAGGAACGCAAGAAGCTGTTCCACTGGTCCAACGAGATGGTCGGCGACCAGGACCCCGAATTCGCCAACAACGACGCCATCACCGCCTCGGTCGAACTCATCATGTACGGCATGCAGATGGCCGCCGACCGGACGGCGAATCCGGGCGAAGACCTTGTCACCAAGCTGGTCCAGGCCGACATCGACGGGCACAAGCTTTCCGACGACGAATTCGGCTTTTTCGTGATCCTGTTGGCGGTGGCCGGAAACGAGACCACCCGCAACTCCATCACCCAGGGCATGATGGCCTTCACCGACTTTCCCGACCAGTGGGAGCTGTTCAAGAAGGAGCGTCCCGGCACCGCGGCCGACGAGATCGTCCGATGGGCCACCCCGGTCACGTCGTTCCAGCGCACCGCGCTCGAGGACTACGAACTGTCCGGCGTGCAGATCAAAAAGGGTCAGCGCGTCGTAATGGTCTACCGCTCAGCCAATTTCGACGAGGACGTCTTCGACGATCCGTTCACGTTCAACATCCTGCGCGATCCCAACCCGCACGTCGGGTTCGGCGGAACCGGCGCCCACTACTGCATCGGGGCGAACCTGGCGCGCATGACCATCGACCTGATGTTCAACGCGATCGCCGACGGCATCCCCAACCTCGAATCCATCGGCAAGCCCGAACGACTCCGGTCGGGCTGGCTCAACGGGATCAAGCACTGGCAGGTGGACTACCACACCGACAGCGCGACGAAATCCCCTGCCGCGCACTAA
- a CDS encoding alcohol dehydrogenase, which produces MPTHQAVRIQTAGGPLELADVETPSPGRGEVRLAVAACGICGTDAHFVNGGFPGISWPLTPGHEIAGKIAEVGDGVEDFAVGDRVAVGWFGGCCLHCDQCRKGLFIHCENGKVPSWQYPGGYAESVTVPVSALARIPAELSDAEAAPMGCAGVTTYNALRHTKALPGDRVAILGVGGLGHLGVQFARAMGFETIAINRGTGKADDARKLGAHHYIDSTANDPAEALKDLGGATVVLATAGNSKAMAATVGGIVPQGELVTIGVTPEPLPISPVQLITPGISIVGHPSGTAKDVEDTMHFAVLSGVRAWIEELPLAQAAEGYAALERGQAHYRTVLTM; this is translated from the coding sequence ATGCCCACACATCAAGCCGTCCGGATCCAGACCGCAGGCGGCCCCTTAGAGCTGGCCGACGTCGAAACCCCATCACCCGGTCGCGGCGAGGTACGGCTGGCGGTCGCCGCGTGCGGCATCTGCGGCACCGACGCGCACTTCGTCAACGGTGGGTTCCCGGGCATCTCATGGCCCCTGACCCCCGGACACGAGATCGCGGGCAAAATCGCCGAAGTCGGCGACGGTGTCGAGGATTTCGCGGTCGGTGATCGCGTCGCGGTCGGCTGGTTCGGCGGGTGCTGCCTGCATTGCGATCAATGCCGCAAGGGCCTCTTCATTCACTGCGAGAACGGGAAGGTGCCCAGCTGGCAGTATCCCGGCGGGTACGCGGAGTCGGTGACCGTGCCGGTGAGCGCCCTGGCCCGGATACCGGCCGAGCTCTCCGACGCCGAAGCCGCCCCTATGGGTTGCGCCGGCGTCACCACCTACAACGCCCTACGTCACACCAAGGCGCTGCCCGGCGATCGGGTGGCGATACTCGGCGTCGGCGGGCTAGGGCACCTCGGCGTGCAATTCGCCCGGGCGATGGGCTTCGAGACCATCGCGATCAACCGCGGCACCGGCAAGGCCGATGACGCACGCAAACTCGGTGCCCACCACTACATCGATTCCACGGCCAACGATCCCGCCGAAGCGCTGAAGGACTTGGGCGGCGCGACGGTCGTCCTGGCCACCGCGGGCAATTCGAAGGCGATGGCCGCAACGGTCGGCGGCATCGTCCCCCAGGGCGAACTCGTCACCATCGGCGTCACGCCCGAGCCGCTGCCGATCAGTCCCGTACAGCTGATAACCCCCGGAATCAGCATCGTCGGCCATCCGTCCGGGACGGCCAAAGATGTCGAGGACACCATGCATTTCGCCGTCCTGTCCGGCGTGCGGGCGTGGATCGAGGAGTTGCCGCTGGCGCAGGCGGCCGAGGGTTATGCGGCGTTGGAGCGGGGGCAAGCGCACTACCGCACCGTGTTGACCATGTGA
- a CDS encoding YceI family protein codes for MTSEKDVTWTIGPPDGELLLHTGVAGRAARMGHRLTIAMARWRATVSWAGTRPVSAELAVDVDSFDVQSGQGGVKGLSTIEKAQVRSNALKSLRANKFPEIRFNAEVIEPTGDGYRLAGALEILGTSRDHVIDLRTEDLGDAWRMSGETTVRQTDYGIKPYSLLMGSVQVADEVSLTFTAVHAKDG; via the coding sequence GTGACTTCTGAGAAGGACGTGACGTGGACGATCGGCCCGCCCGACGGTGAACTGTTGCTCCACACCGGTGTTGCCGGCCGGGCGGCACGCATGGGCCACCGCCTCACCATCGCGATGGCGCGGTGGCGTGCCACCGTGAGCTGGGCGGGTACGCGGCCCGTCAGCGCGGAACTCGCGGTCGACGTCGATTCGTTCGACGTGCAAAGCGGCCAGGGTGGTGTCAAAGGGCTGTCCACGATCGAGAAAGCACAGGTCCGATCCAACGCCTTGAAGTCGTTGCGCGCCAACAAGTTCCCTGAGATTCGCTTCAATGCGGAAGTCATCGAGCCGACCGGTGACGGGTACCGGCTCGCCGGCGCGCTCGAAATCCTGGGCACCTCGCGCGACCACGTCATCGACCTGCGCACGGAAGATCTCGGAGACGCGTGGCGCATGTCCGGTGAAACCACCGTCCGTCAAACCGATTACGGCATCAAGCCCTACTCGCTGCTGATGGGCTCGGTCCAGGTCGCCGACGAGGTGTCCTTGACCTTTACCGCGGTGCACGCCAAGGACGGGTGA
- the ag85B gene encoding diacylglycerol acyltransferase/mycolyltransferase Ag85B — MTDLSEKVRAWGRRLVVGAAAAVTLPGLIGIAGGAATANAFSRPGLPVEYLQVPSAGMGRDIKIQFQSGGNGSPAVYLLDGLRAQDDYNGWDINTPAFEWYYQSGLSVIMPVGGQSSFYADWYQPACGKAGCSTYKWETFLTSELPQYLASNKSVKSTGSAAIGISMSGSSAMILAVNHPNQFIYAGSLSALLDPSQGMGPSLIGLAMGDAGGYKADAMWGPSSDPAWQRNDPSLQIPALVGNNTRLWVYCGNGTPSELGGANMPAEFLENFVRSSNLKFQDAYNAAGGHNAVFNFNANGTHSWEYWGAQLNAMKPDLQSALGASAGGGG; from the coding sequence ATGACAGATCTGAGCGAGAAGGTCCGGGCCTGGGGGCGCCGACTTGTGGTCGGCGCAGCCGCGGCCGTAACCCTGCCGGGCCTGATCGGTATTGCCGGCGGCGCGGCGACCGCGAATGCATTTTCGCGTCCGGGCCTGCCCGTCGAATACCTGCAAGTGCCGTCCGCGGGAATGGGCCGCGACATCAAGATCCAATTCCAGAGCGGCGGCAACGGCTCCCCCGCGGTCTACCTGCTGGACGGGCTGCGGGCTCAAGACGACTACAACGGCTGGGACATCAACACCCCGGCGTTCGAGTGGTACTACCAGTCGGGCCTCTCGGTCATCATGCCGGTTGGCGGTCAGTCCAGCTTCTACGCCGACTGGTACCAGCCCGCGTGTGGGAAGGCCGGTTGCTCGACCTACAAGTGGGAGACCTTCCTGACGAGTGAACTGCCGCAGTACCTGGCCTCGAACAAGAGCGTCAAGTCCACCGGCAGCGCCGCGATCGGCATCTCGATGTCCGGCTCCTCGGCGATGATCCTGGCCGTGAACCACCCCAACCAGTTCATCTACGCCGGCTCGCTGTCGGCGCTGCTGGACCCCTCCCAGGGCATGGGACCGTCGCTGATCGGCTTGGCGATGGGAGATGCCGGCGGTTACAAGGCGGACGCCATGTGGGGCCCGTCAAGCGACCCGGCCTGGCAGCGCAACGACCCCAGCCTGCAAATCCCGGCGCTGGTCGGCAACAACACCCGGCTCTGGGTGTACTGCGGTAACGGGACACCCTCGGAGCTGGGCGGGGCGAACATGCCGGCCGAGTTCCTGGAGAACTTCGTGCGCAGCAGCAACCTGAAGTTCCAGGATGCGTACAACGCGGCCGGCGGCCACAACGCCGTATTCAACTTCAACGCGAACGGCACACACAGCTGGGAGTACTGGGGAGCCCAGCTCAACGCCATGAAGCCCGACCTGCAGAGCGCCCTGGGCGCTTCCGCGGGTGGCGGCGGATAA
- a CDS encoding chorismate mutase: MPASTRLRRVTVLCIAVAGGLTGWAAPARADSVGSLTPLVDAAAQRLQIADPVAAYKWHTRGAIEDPVRVRQELAKLGDDAVVARIDRDYVTRVFGDQIDATEAIEYSRFADWKLNPGDAPADPADLAASRSAIDGLNQEMLTQISRNWDVLHSPACAPQLGAARSDIAASRRLDDLYQRALWSATQSYCQQ; encoded by the coding sequence ATGCCCGCCAGCACGCGCTTGCGCCGCGTCACTGTGCTGTGTATCGCCGTGGCCGGCGGCCTGACCGGGTGGGCGGCGCCGGCTCGCGCCGACAGCGTCGGTTCCCTGACGCCATTGGTCGACGCCGCCGCGCAACGGCTACAGATCGCCGACCCGGTGGCGGCTTATAAATGGCACACCCGTGGGGCCATTGAAGACCCGGTACGCGTCCGCCAGGAATTGGCAAAGCTGGGCGATGACGCCGTCGTCGCGCGCATCGATCGCGACTACGTCACCCGCGTCTTCGGTGACCAGATCGACGCGACCGAGGCGATCGAGTACAGCCGGTTCGCGGACTGGAAGCTGAATCCGGGTGACGCGCCGGCCGACCCGGCGGACCTGGCGGCCTCGCGGTCGGCGATCGATGGCCTCAACCAGGAAATGCTGACTCAGATATCGCGAAACTGGGACGTGCTGCACTCGCCGGCGTGCGCGCCGCAACTGGGCGCCGCGAGGAGCGACATCGCCGCGAGCCGCCGCCTCGATGACCTCTACCAACGGGCCCTCTGGTCAGCGACGCAATCGTATTGCCAGCAATAA
- the rpfC gene encoding resuscitation-promoting factor RpfC yields MATRAEMLDMKNPCKLLVKSVAVGGFVAASMASSTGVVSADAAPNWDAIAQCESGGNWHANTGNGNYGGLQFKPATWARYGGVGNPAAASREQQIAVANRVFAEEGVEPWPKCGANSGLPIGWYSHPAQGIKQIINGLIQAAIPH; encoded by the coding sequence TTGGCCACACGCGCCGAAATGCTTGACATGAAGAATCCCTGCAAGCTTCTCGTCAAGTCCGTAGCGGTCGGCGGGTTCGTTGCAGCATCGATGGCTTCGTCCACGGGTGTGGTGAGCGCGGACGCCGCTCCCAACTGGGACGCGATCGCTCAATGCGAATCCGGCGGCAACTGGCACGCCAACACCGGAAACGGCAATTACGGTGGACTGCAATTCAAACCGGCCACCTGGGCGCGCTACGGCGGCGTCGGCAACCCGGCGGCCGCCTCCAGGGAGCAGCAAATCGCCGTGGCCAACCGGGTTTTCGCCGAAGAGGGCGTGGAGCCCTGGCCGAAGTGCGGTGCGAATTCCGGTCTGCCGATCGGTTGGTACTCGCACCCGGCGCAGGGCATCAAGCAGATCATCAACGGGTTGATCCAGGCGGCCATCCCGCACTGA
- a CDS encoding SRPBCC family protein — protein sequence MCLDQPMEGSATVHMAAPAAKIWDLIADVRNTGRFSPEVFEAEWLGDATGPALGAKFRGHVRRNEMGPVYWTTCKVTACEPGREFGFTVLLGDREVNNWHYRLAPSGGGTDVTESFRLNPAPWLGMYWLFGGFLRKRRNIRDMTKTLNRIKDVVEADAS from the coding sequence CTGTGTTTGGATCAGCCCATGGAAGGTTCGGCGACTGTTCACATGGCGGCGCCTGCGGCCAAGATCTGGGATCTCATCGCGGACGTGCGCAACACCGGACGGTTTTCCCCGGAAGTTTTCGAAGCCGAGTGGCTGGGCGATGCGACCGGCCCGGCCCTCGGCGCGAAATTCCGCGGTCACGTCCGGCGCAATGAAATGGGACCGGTGTATTGGACGACCTGCAAGGTCACCGCGTGCGAACCGGGCCGCGAATTCGGCTTCACGGTGCTGCTCGGTGATCGGGAGGTCAACAACTGGCACTACCGCTTGGCGCCCAGCGGCGGCGGAACGGATGTCACCGAGTCGTTTCGGCTGAACCCCGCGCCATGGCTGGGCATGTACTGGTTGTTCGGCGGCTTTCTGCGCAAGCGCCGCAATATCCGCGACATGACCAAGACGCTGAACCGCATCAAAGACGTGGTCGAGGCCGACGCGTCGTGA